The following proteins are encoded in a genomic region of Sorangiineae bacterium MSr12523:
- a CDS encoding TonB-dependent receptor plug domain-containing protein, with amino-acid sequence MGSKAMKLLGVAAWAFASVAHAHDIDPPKPKTQTPGAWPGGHAESHDVLVPVTLTVSVAGTVQGVIVEEGISPEFDRAAIAAASTWTYEPARRNGLPVSARVRGAVRFVSTPPPVEKPVPPPPPAPTEEGASVQVRGTPPPRSASATVRGRDVIELAPHRTASDLLQLAPGIFVTQHSGEGKAHQIFLRGFDAVHGQDLEIWVGGIPINEVSNIHGQGYADLHFAMPEVIKEIQATPGTYDPRQGDFAVAGSIRMRLGYDEPGITATGTLGSFGTKRLFLAYHPRGTSDETFAAFEEYSTDGFGPNRAARRGSFIAQATHDFGKGFEGRVLATTYTGRFDSAGVVRLDDIQNGTIDKYGLYDPKQGGYSSRTQVLAELRQDGESSHFSVAPFVAFRSLTLRQNFTGYLVDSQRGGASRNDSDNTQQIHEDIMVGATASYRKTVKLLSSRDALEAGFYGRTDFIEQSQRRLSDVNDLPTETMVDAKVRGTNVAGYLDASLFPIRRLALRGGIRADVLSYSTQDRVPPASDPTATASQARAAQGAHLGKKATADFLLLPGLHALASYGEGFRSPQARSLSEGERTPFAEVTSYELGIRYADGNRFQGSLAAFHTRLSEDLAFDQTTARNERVPGTQRTGIAAELTARVDWLTTSASVTYTRAAFTGSDAQYKEGDLLPYVPQIVSRVDIGAKRRLARVLGRDLEGRIGMSLESLIRRPLPYSELGHDIFLVDARAGLRLKEVELGLDAFNLLDAFWYDGEFVYASNFDRGKPAQLVPFRHVTVGAPRSVFLSLTLHI; translated from the coding sequence GTGGGCTCGAAGGCGATGAAGCTGCTCGGGGTGGCCGCGTGGGCGTTCGCGTCCGTGGCCCACGCGCACGACATCGATCCGCCCAAGCCCAAGACGCAAACGCCGGGCGCGTGGCCGGGCGGTCACGCCGAATCACACGACGTTCTCGTGCCCGTCACATTGACGGTGTCCGTCGCCGGCACCGTGCAGGGCGTCATCGTGGAGGAGGGCATTTCGCCCGAGTTCGATCGCGCAGCCATCGCCGCCGCGAGCACGTGGACGTACGAGCCCGCCCGGCGGAATGGCCTGCCGGTCTCTGCGCGGGTGCGTGGGGCCGTGCGCTTCGTGAGCACGCCGCCGCCGGTGGAAAAGCCGGTGCCTCCGCCACCGCCGGCGCCCACGGAGGAGGGCGCGAGCGTGCAAGTGCGTGGTACGCCACCGCCGCGCAGCGCCTCGGCCACCGTGCGCGGGCGCGATGTCATCGAGCTTGCGCCCCACCGCACGGCGAGCGATCTCCTGCAGCTCGCGCCCGGTATTTTCGTGACGCAGCACAGCGGGGAAGGGAAGGCGCACCAGATCTTCCTGCGCGGCTTCGACGCCGTTCACGGGCAAGATTTGGAAATTTGGGTCGGTGGAATTCCCATCAACGAGGTGTCGAACATCCACGGCCAGGGCTATGCGGATCTGCATTTCGCGATGCCCGAGGTGATCAAGGAGATCCAAGCGACGCCGGGCACCTACGATCCGCGGCAGGGCGATTTCGCGGTCGCGGGCTCGATTCGCATGCGCCTCGGCTACGACGAACCGGGCATCACCGCCACCGGCACCTTGGGCTCCTTTGGAACCAAGCGGCTCTTTCTGGCGTACCATCCGCGGGGCACCTCCGACGAGACGTTTGCGGCGTTCGAGGAGTACTCCACCGACGGCTTCGGCCCCAACCGCGCCGCGCGCCGCGGTTCGTTCATTGCGCAGGCAACACACGATTTCGGCAAAGGCTTCGAAGGCCGCGTGCTCGCCACGACGTACACCGGCCGATTCGATTCGGCCGGGGTCGTTCGCCTGGACGATATTCAGAACGGCACGATCGACAAATACGGATTGTACGATCCGAAGCAGGGCGGCTATTCGAGCCGCACGCAGGTGCTCGCCGAGCTGCGTCAGGATGGCGAGAGCTCGCACTTCAGCGTGGCGCCTTTCGTGGCCTTTCGCTCGCTCACCTTGCGCCAGAATTTCACCGGCTACCTGGTGGATAGCCAGCGGGGCGGTGCGTCTCGGAACGATAGCGACAATACGCAGCAGATTCACGAAGACATCATGGTGGGCGCGACCGCTTCGTATCGGAAGACGGTGAAGCTCCTGTCCTCGCGCGATGCCTTGGAGGCCGGCTTTTACGGCCGCACGGACTTCATCGAGCAATCCCAGCGGCGCCTTTCCGACGTGAACGATCTTCCCACGGAGACGATGGTCGATGCCAAGGTGCGCGGGACCAACGTTGCGGGCTACCTCGATGCGTCGCTGTTTCCGATTCGGCGGCTGGCCCTTCGCGGAGGGATCCGCGCCGATGTGCTGTCGTATTCCACGCAAGATCGCGTGCCGCCCGCCTCGGATCCGACGGCCACGGCGTCGCAGGCCCGCGCCGCGCAGGGCGCGCACCTCGGAAAAAAGGCCACGGCCGATTTTCTGCTTTTGCCGGGGCTGCACGCCTTGGCGAGCTACGGCGAGGGCTTTCGCTCGCCGCAAGCGCGCAGCCTTTCGGAGGGAGAGCGCACCCCATTCGCCGAAGTGACCAGCTACGAACTGGGGATTCGCTACGCCGACGGAAATCGATTCCAGGGCTCGCTGGCGGCATTTCATACGCGCCTATCGGAAGATCTCGCCTTCGATCAAACGACCGCGCGCAACGAGCGCGTTCCCGGTACGCAGCGCACCGGCATCGCGGCGGAGCTCACCGCGCGCGTCGATTGGCTGACCACGAGCGCCAGCGTGACGTACACGCGCGCCGCGTTCACGGGATCGGATGCACAATACAAGGAGGGCGATCTGCTGCCCTACGTGCCGCAGATCGTCAGCCGCGTGGACATCGGTGCCAAACGGCGCCTCGCACGCGTACTGGGGCGCGATCTGGAGGGGCGCATCGGAATGAGTTTGGAATCGCTCATCCGGCGTCCGCTGCCGTATTCCGAATTGGGCCACGACATTTTTCTCGTGGATGCGCGAGCCGGGTTGCGTCTGAAGGAGGTAGAGCTCGGGCTCGACGCGTTCAATCTGCTGGATGCATTTTGGTACGACGGTGAATTCGTCTATGCCTCGAATTTCGATCGAGGTAAACCCGCCCAACTGGTGCCCTTTCGTCACGTGACGGTGGGGGCGCCGCGCTCCGTGTTTCTGTCCCTGACTCTGCATATTTGA
- a CDS encoding cupin domain-containing protein gives MQLRHFEAAQITLGDRWGKRRAREPSSTRPYWQVRGHALLEVGGRRVQLESGDLARVAVLGTPLGHIGRATGESPARFRARAAICKEQRTWRT, from the coding sequence ATGCAGCTCCGTCACTTCGAGGCCGCCCAGATCACCCTGGGGGACCGATGGGGAAAGCGCCGAGCGCGTGAACCGTCGAGCACGCGGCCGTACTGGCAGGTGCGCGGGCATGCCCTTCTCGAGGTCGGCGGCCGCCGCGTTCAGCTCGAATCGGGCGATTTGGCACGGGTGGCCGTGTTGGGCACGCCGCTCGGGCACATAGGCCGCGCCACGGGCGAGAGTCCCGCGCGCTTCCGAGCCCGCGCCGCCATTTGCAAGGAGCAGCGCACGTGGCGTACGTAG
- a CDS encoding gamma-glutamylcyclotransferase, with translation MARMFLNGQAMEGGPFHHHLKGAPLVMKTRTAPGYRFFSVRDTFPGLYPDASVDTSIEGEVYDVPEETLRDDLLPNEPPELEFGIIKLADGSSSFSMILRRSELESGGHREITSFGGWRNYMKSLER, from the coding sequence ATGGCACGCATGTTCCTCAATGGTCAAGCCATGGAAGGTGGCCCCTTCCATCACCACCTCAAAGGCGCCCCGCTGGTCATGAAGACCCGCACCGCCCCCGGCTATCGCTTTTTCTCGGTACGCGACACCTTTCCCGGACTTTACCCCGACGCCTCCGTCGATACGAGCATCGAGGGCGAGGTGTACGACGTTCCCGAGGAAACGTTGCGCGACGACCTTTTGCCGAACGAGCCCCCCGAATTGGAATTCGGCATCATCAAACTTGCCGACGGCTCTTCTTCCTTTTCGATGATCCTGCGCCGGAGCGAACTCGAATCGGGCGGACACCGCGAGATTACCTCTTTCGGCGGGTGGCGAAATTACATGAAGAGTCTGGAGCGCTGA
- a CDS encoding DUF4336 domain-containing protein — MLRTITDDLWTLERDIRLSGGMRMPARATILRLTGDELLVHSPLAMDDETARAISRLGKVTSIVAPNCMHHLFLRDAIARWPNARVFGPAGLERKSKGILFDALPSEGPILDGTVAVRRIDGAPSLAEHVFFHPRSRTLVVSDLVFNVHASPGLSLQFFLRLVGVWKKLGQSRVWKFLIKDRAAAAQSARDLLLWDFDRLVMAHGDIVEAGAHAKLESALAWMGGSPVPPLLPRASTR, encoded by the coding sequence ATGCTGCGGACCATCACGGACGATCTATGGACCCTCGAGCGCGACATTCGATTGAGCGGAGGCATGCGCATGCCGGCGCGGGCGACGATCTTGCGCCTCACGGGGGACGAGCTGCTCGTGCACTCGCCGCTGGCCATGGACGACGAGACGGCGCGCGCGATTTCGCGCCTGGGCAAGGTGACGAGCATCGTGGCGCCGAACTGCATGCACCACCTTTTCTTGCGGGATGCGATCGCGCGCTGGCCCAACGCACGCGTGTTCGGCCCGGCCGGGCTCGAGCGTAAGAGCAAAGGCATCTTGTTCGATGCATTGCCATCGGAGGGGCCGATCCTCGATGGAACGGTGGCGGTGCGTCGCATCGATGGAGCACCTTCGTTGGCGGAGCACGTCTTCTTCCATCCGCGCTCGCGGACGTTGGTCGTGTCCGACTTGGTCTTCAACGTCCACGCATCGCCGGGCTTGTCGCTGCAGTTCTTTCTGCGCCTCGTCGGCGTATGGAAGAAACTCGGGCAGAGCCGGGTGTGGAAATTTTTGATCAAGGACCGGGCCGCTGCTGCGCAGAGCGCTCGGGATTTGCTGCTTTGGGACTTCGACCGCCTGGTGATGGCACATGGCGACATCGTCGAGGCGGGCGCCCACGCGAAGCTGGAAAGCGCCCTGGCGTGGATGGGCGGGTCGCCGGTGCCTCCCCTTTTGCCGCGGGCGAGCACGCGATAA
- a CDS encoding MarR family transcriptional regulator, with translation MTIAASPSYPHEEMPTDAYRKQLEAEKARSTVQLLFKAARLLNERAIERVRTRSGQPVRVAHTALFPHIDLEGTRLTDIAKRLGVTKQAAGQLVDELEAMGMLERVPDPADARAKLVRYSKRGQKALLDGLAVLAEIGDEMQSIIGASRMTALHEALTAIVASSKE, from the coding sequence TTGACCATTGCCGCGAGCCCGTCGTATCCCCATGAGGAGATGCCCACGGATGCGTACCGCAAACAGCTCGAGGCGGAGAAGGCTCGTTCCACGGTGCAGCTTCTTTTCAAGGCGGCTCGCCTGCTCAACGAGCGCGCCATCGAACGCGTGCGCACGCGCTCGGGTCAACCGGTCCGCGTCGCGCACACGGCGCTCTTCCCGCACATCGATCTCGAGGGCACCCGTCTTACCGATATTGCAAAACGCCTCGGTGTGACGAAGCAGGCGGCCGGGCAACTCGTCGACGAGCTCGAGGCGATGGGCATGCTCGAGCGCGTTCCCGATCCGGCCGACGCCCGCGCCAAGCTCGTTCGCTACAGCAAACGCGGGCAAAAAGCCCTGCTCGATGGCCTCGCCGTTCTTGCCGAAATTGGCGATGAGATGCAGTCCATCATCGGAGCTTCACGCATGACCGCGCTCCACGAAGCCCTCACGGCCATCGTCGCCAGCTCGAAAGAGTAG
- a CDS encoding DUF6184 family natural product biosynthesis lipoprotein: MLYQLRFAVSTMAVAMVACSSTPQPVGTTETTGAAWMDIDGAVHALAAARCDRQSACNRVPDRNACVLEGHRATQTELETRGCSGAIEHRAYEECRQALAQEPCGDSRASIPQVKECRAEKLCVRLQRGSLGG, from the coding sequence ATGCTCTACCAACTTCGATTCGCGGTCTCGACGATGGCCGTTGCGATGGTGGCTTGCAGCAGCACCCCACAGCCCGTGGGCACCACCGAGACCACTGGGGCCGCATGGATGGACATCGACGGTGCGGTGCACGCGCTTGCTGCCGCGCGTTGCGATCGCCAATCTGCTTGCAACCGCGTCCCGGATCGCAATGCGTGCGTCCTCGAGGGCCACCGAGCGACGCAGACCGAGCTGGAGACCCGCGGCTGCTCAGGCGCCATCGAGCACCGCGCCTACGAGGAATGCCGTCAGGCCCTTGCGCAGGAGCCGTGCGGCGACTCCCGCGCGAGCATTCCTCAGGTAAAAGAATGCCGCGCCGAAAAGCTCTGCGTCCGGCTGCAACGGGGCTCGCTCGGAGGGTGA
- a CDS encoding TetR/AcrR family transcriptional regulator, giving the protein MMAKNASSIAPPESKPRGRQRSSECEAAILSATTELLKKKSLREVTADAIVQRAGVSKATLYKWWPNKNLVALDAFLANMRINVGIPDTGSAVEDFKQVLEAVIHFYTSPAGKTFRQFVAEGQSDPEFLEVFRQRFLRTRRQETSIVWQRGVERGEIRDDVDMDIGMDLIFGPMIYRLLSGHASLDDAHAEAMIEVAFHGLQKKKTG; this is encoded by the coding sequence ATGATGGCCAAGAACGCATCCAGCATTGCCCCGCCCGAGTCCAAGCCTCGAGGACGTCAACGCAGCAGCGAGTGCGAAGCCGCCATCCTGTCCGCAACAACGGAACTGCTGAAGAAAAAGTCGCTGCGTGAAGTGACGGCCGATGCCATCGTGCAGCGCGCCGGTGTGAGCAAGGCCACGCTTTACAAGTGGTGGCCCAACAAGAACCTGGTCGCGTTGGACGCGTTCCTCGCGAACATGCGGATCAACGTGGGCATCCCCGACACCGGCTCCGCCGTGGAGGATTTCAAGCAGGTGCTCGAAGCGGTCATCCACTTCTACACGAGCCCCGCAGGCAAGACCTTCCGCCAATTCGTGGCCGAGGGCCAAAGCGATCCCGAGTTTCTCGAAGTCTTTCGCCAACGGTTTCTCCGCACGCGGCGCCAGGAGACGAGCATCGTCTGGCAACGCGGTGTCGAGCGCGGCGAGATCCGTGACGACGTGGATATGGACATCGGCATGGACCTCATCTTCGGCCCCATGATTTATCGCCTGCTTTCAGGCCACGCGTCGCTGGATGACGCGCACGCGGAGGCCATGATCGAAGTCGCCTTCCACGGCCTCCAAAAGAAGAAGACAGGATAG
- a CDS encoding alkaline phosphatase family protein, with protein MRKLPFSILALGACVAAAALGACASDDTLVHVPPTTDAGTDATVTADAGTDAGPATLSSIKHVVVIFLENHSFDNLYGSYPGAEGLAAAGTKGVQVDATNTPYAKLPQNDPNIPDNRIDNGPFDLTKYVPNDKQTTNDVTHRFYHEQMQINAGKMDSFAAYNDDSKGLAMGFYPTASLPFVQFLNTISSQVTVCDHFFHAAFGGSFLNHIWLIAGATPYFEGAPDFMKAQVDSNGRMTKDGILTPDGYAVNTVFSVNLPHPTIDETKTRYLPNQKAKDIPTIGDQLSAAGVDWAWYSGGWNDAIAGNADPLFQYHHQPFIYFENYADGTAAKTQHLKDEADFIAAAKAGKLPAVSFVKPVGVDNEHPKYANMVRGQTHTVDLIKDVMGSATWNDTAIIVTYDENGGFWDHVAPPTTDKWGPGSRIPAVIISPYAKGGIDSTVYDTTAILKLIEKRWALPDLNARVGGQADLSAHAFKFAN; from the coding sequence ATGAGGAAGCTACCGTTTTCGATTCTCGCGTTGGGTGCGTGTGTAGCTGCGGCCGCTCTGGGGGCGTGTGCCTCGGACGATACGCTCGTCCATGTCCCACCGACGACCGATGCAGGCACCGACGCCACGGTGACGGCCGATGCGGGGACCGATGCGGGTCCGGCAACGCTTTCCTCGATCAAGCACGTGGTCGTGATCTTTCTGGAGAACCACAGCTTCGACAACTTGTACGGCAGCTATCCCGGCGCCGAGGGCCTTGCCGCGGCCGGGACGAAAGGCGTGCAAGTCGATGCGACGAACACGCCGTATGCGAAGTTGCCGCAGAACGATCCCAACATTCCGGATAACCGGATCGACAACGGGCCGTTCGACTTGACCAAGTACGTGCCCAACGACAAGCAGACCACGAACGACGTGACGCATCGCTTTTACCACGAGCAGATGCAGATCAACGCCGGCAAGATGGACTCGTTCGCCGCGTACAACGACGACAGCAAGGGTCTGGCCATGGGCTTTTATCCGACGGCCAGTCTGCCCTTCGTGCAATTCCTGAATACGATTTCGTCGCAGGTCACGGTTTGCGACCATTTCTTCCACGCGGCGTTCGGTGGCTCCTTCTTGAACCACATTTGGCTCATCGCCGGCGCGACGCCTTATTTCGAGGGCGCGCCTGACTTCATGAAGGCGCAAGTCGACAGCAACGGGCGCATGACCAAGGATGGCATCCTGACGCCGGATGGCTATGCCGTGAACACGGTCTTTTCGGTGAATCTACCGCACCCGACGATCGACGAGACGAAGACGCGGTATCTGCCGAACCAGAAGGCGAAGGACATTCCCACGATTGGCGATCAACTGAGCGCCGCGGGCGTGGATTGGGCGTGGTACTCGGGCGGATGGAACGATGCGATCGCCGGCAACGCCGATCCGTTGTTTCAATATCACCATCAGCCGTTCATCTATTTCGAGAACTACGCCGATGGCACCGCGGCCAAGACGCAGCACCTGAAGGACGAGGCGGATTTCATCGCCGCGGCCAAGGCCGGGAAGTTGCCGGCGGTGTCCTTCGTGAAGCCGGTGGGCGTGGACAATGAGCACCCGAAGTACGCCAACATGGTGCGTGGACAAACCCACACCGTCGATTTGATCAAAGACGTGATGGGCAGCGCGACCTGGAACGACACGGCGATCATCGTCACCTACGACGAGAACGGCGGCTTCTGGGATCACGTGGCGCCGCCCACGACCGACAAGTGGGGCCCCGGCTCGCGCATTCCCGCGGTCATCATTTCGCCCTACGCGAAGGGCGGCATCGACTCCACGGTCTACGACACGACGGCGATTCTCAAGCTGATCGAGAAGCGCTGGGCTCTGCCGGACCTCAACGCGCGCGTCGGGGGCCAAGCCGATCTGTCCGCCCACGCCTTCAAGTTCGCGAATTAG
- a CDS encoding thiopurine S-methyltransferase, giving the protein MDATFWIDRWAVGKIAFHEGNANTYLSRHVERLGEARRILVPLCGKAEDLAYLAGRGHHVVGVELVEDAARAFFAEHGATPDVRPRGAFTAYSAGTITILVGDMFATTPEVLGPVDALYDRAALVALPPDMRARYARHLRTLLPSGAPGLVVTLEYDQSRIDGPPFAVLEAELREHYRGLTVEFLSHGPSVVTKFRDAGIEGKDRCFFVRY; this is encoded by the coding sequence ATGGACGCGACGTTTTGGATCGACCGATGGGCAGTGGGGAAAATCGCCTTTCACGAGGGCAACGCGAACACCTACCTGTCGCGCCACGTCGAGCGGCTTGGTGAGGCACGGCGCATCCTGGTCCCGCTTTGTGGCAAAGCGGAAGATCTCGCGTACCTCGCCGGACGCGGCCACCACGTCGTCGGCGTGGAGCTCGTCGAGGATGCAGCACGCGCCTTCTTCGCCGAGCACGGCGCCACGCCCGATGTCCGCCCGCGCGGTGCTTTCACCGCGTATTCGGCGGGCACCATCACCATCCTGGTGGGCGACATGTTCGCCACGACCCCCGAGGTGCTCGGTCCTGTCGACGCACTCTACGATCGAGCGGCTCTGGTAGCGTTACCGCCCGACATGCGCGCCCGCTACGCGCGCCATCTCCGCACCCTCTTGCCGTCCGGTGCACCGGGCCTGGTGGTCACCCTCGAGTACGACCAATCGCGCATCGATGGCCCCCCCTTCGCGGTCCTCGAAGCGGAACTGCGCGAGCATTACCGCGGCCTCACCGTCGAATTCCTGAGCCACGGCCCGAGCGTCGTGACGAAGTTCCGCGACGCCGGCATCGAGGGCAAGGACCGCTGCTTCTTCGTTCGCTATTGA
- a CDS encoding Flp family type IVb pilin: protein MNKDIMQLVKDEKGATAIEYGLLLVAILLIVAGAYKKLGKAVKGAANDAKGEF, encoded by the coding sequence ATGAACAAAGACATCATGCAGCTGGTCAAGGACGAGAAGGGTGCGACCGCCATCGAGTACGGCCTCCTCCTCGTTGCCATTCTCCTGATCGTCGCTGGCGCCTACAAGAAGCTCGGCAAGGCCGTCAAGGGTGCGGCGAACGACGCGAAGGGCGAGTTCTGA
- a CDS encoding insulinase family protein, with the protein MNGKRGGIGRALARLVIGILFVVATGLAGCKASLEPARELPAAAPTLVRQIVFPSGLRVVAERDATSPVVGIFLVVGAGSSKDPVGKEGLAHLVEHLAFRSRPFGRSSLRRLLERAYAADWNAQTTMDATLYSELGPASALEELLRLEGARMLAPVANVTPDAFALELHAVRGELAARNETGFSGDVLASLQRAVFPAGHPYARPSLGTEASLGSIQESDIASFIRAHYQPGNMTLAILGDIDLATIDRTLEGALPAELLHAPSSVHRMPIPAQASEPPAPPAPRLSHAIAPAAHPELWVAWSLPRAVDANVHLARMVADGAGMHFYANEDDIASMSSRLVPGAEASMLVLRVELRRGENLDKTLDRVLEMAKDGGGEDDDVFRRRKELALGQLFEGEDLVRRGKERALTTHFTQSPTTYGNGIDTLVRLEQGAFLGYVRKYLAPERARAVYVPAAPDGGIAAARPIGKYAVGDEDFGPLPIDEARLRELAPGLGASAYRRMSLPNGLDVIIGRHGGLPRVAVHFLLRGGYATAAQPATAYSALVLAFFAHPPSDESEVRPRGQVALDKTYFAFEGPAGRVGPMLAGMGHQVRDAKIDPRVRMALDGRRERESSELIEHRRFMRSLLAATNAHGLWPTDDELATSTHKAAQDWLDAVQVPNNGTLIVIGDMDPTEVERLVRTEFGGWASGSKTASVVPPGSRRGGLQVVASEETSARQSQVRLGCILPLATKASDLPRRDVVARLVEARLAEVVAAKSNALTDVVATAHVLRGGTSYLDVSTAVERDKLATTLAAMKEALRNLAEGPLDVNALAWAKLRAARARTLAYGTNGQVASAVMEVANLGFPLESLDLAARYIAETTAKDVQDDVRACMTEGF; encoded by the coding sequence TTGAACGGCAAACGTGGAGGAATTGGGCGCGCGCTCGCGCGTCTGGTCATCGGCATACTCTTCGTCGTCGCCACCGGTCTCGCGGGCTGCAAAGCCTCGCTCGAGCCCGCGCGCGAGCTGCCGGCCGCCGCTCCGACGCTGGTGCGCCAGATCGTATTTCCATCAGGGCTGCGGGTTGTCGCCGAGCGAGATGCGACGTCGCCAGTGGTGGGGATCTTCCTGGTCGTCGGCGCAGGCTCGTCGAAGGATCCGGTGGGCAAAGAAGGCCTGGCCCACCTGGTCGAGCATCTCGCGTTTCGTTCCCGCCCCTTCGGGCGCTCGAGCCTTCGTCGCTTGCTAGAACGCGCCTACGCCGCCGACTGGAACGCGCAAACCACGATGGACGCAACGCTTTATAGCGAGCTTGGTCCGGCATCGGCCTTGGAGGAGCTGCTCCGGCTCGAGGGCGCTCGGATGCTCGCGCCAGTCGCGAACGTGACACCGGACGCATTCGCCCTCGAACTTCACGCCGTGCGCGGCGAATTGGCGGCACGCAACGAAACGGGTTTTTCTGGCGACGTGCTCGCATCCTTGCAACGAGCCGTATTCCCCGCGGGGCATCCGTACGCGCGGCCGAGCCTCGGAACGGAGGCGAGCCTGGGATCGATTCAGGAAAGCGATATTGCCTCGTTCATTCGCGCGCATTACCAGCCCGGGAACATGACATTGGCCATCCTCGGCGACATCGATCTCGCAACGATCGATCGCACGCTGGAGGGCGCGCTTCCTGCCGAGCTGCTCCATGCACCGAGTTCCGTGCATCGCATGCCGATTCCGGCGCAAGCCTCCGAGCCGCCCGCACCGCCCGCACCGCGTCTTTCGCATGCCATCGCACCGGCCGCCCATCCCGAGCTGTGGGTCGCTTGGTCACTGCCCCGTGCTGTCGATGCAAACGTCCATCTGGCACGGATGGTGGCCGATGGAGCCGGCATGCATTTCTACGCGAACGAGGATGACATCGCATCCATGAGCTCTCGGCTCGTTCCCGGCGCGGAAGCGTCCATGCTGGTCCTTCGCGTGGAGCTTCGCCGAGGGGAGAACCTCGACAAGACCCTCGATCGGGTACTCGAGATGGCGAAGGACGGCGGCGGCGAGGACGACGACGTATTTCGCCGTCGCAAGGAATTGGCGCTTGGCCAATTGTTCGAAGGAGAGGACCTGGTTCGCCGCGGGAAGGAGCGTGCCCTCACCACGCACTTTACCCAGAGTCCCACGACATATGGCAATGGCATCGACACATTGGTCCGGCTCGAGCAAGGCGCCTTCCTCGGATACGTGCGAAAGTACCTGGCGCCCGAGCGCGCCCGCGCCGTCTATGTTCCCGCAGCGCCCGATGGCGGCATCGCCGCGGCGAGACCCATTGGCAAGTACGCGGTGGGCGACGAAGATTTCGGTCCGTTGCCGATCGACGAGGCCCGATTGCGCGAGCTCGCGCCCGGTCTCGGGGCGAGCGCCTACCGGCGCATGTCGCTTCCGAACGGCCTCGATGTCATCATCGGCCGCCACGGCGGGTTGCCTCGTGTGGCCGTGCACTTCTTGCTCCGCGGCGGATATGCCACCGCGGCGCAACCGGCTACCGCCTACTCGGCGTTGGTGCTGGCATTCTTCGCCCACCCTCCGTCGGACGAGTCGGAGGTTCGACCGCGCGGCCAAGTTGCATTGGACAAGACGTACTTCGCGTTCGAAGGTCCGGCAGGACGGGTCGGCCCCATGCTCGCAGGGATGGGGCACCAAGTCCGAGACGCGAAGATCGACCCGCGCGTTCGAATGGCTTTGGACGGCCGGCGAGAGAGAGAGAGTTCCGAACTGATCGAACATCGTCGATTCATGAGGTCCCTCCTGGCCGCGACGAACGCCCACGGCCTCTGGCCAACCGACGACGAGCTTGCAACGTCGACCCACAAGGCCGCACAGGACTGGCTCGACGCCGTGCAGGTGCCGAACAATGGCACGCTGATCGTCATCGGCGACATGGACCCTACCGAAGTCGAACGACTCGTGCGAACGGAATTCGGGGGTTGGGCATCCGGCTCGAAGACCGCCTCCGTGGTTCCGCCGGGCTCACGCCGAGGAGGGCTCCAGGTGGTTGCATCGGAGGAAACGAGCGCACGGCAGTCGCAAGTGCGACTTGGTTGCATTCTTCCTCTCGCCACCAAGGCGTCGGATCTGCCCCGGCGCGATGTCGTGGCCCGGCTCGTGGAAGCTCGGCTCGCCGAAGTCGTCGCCGCCAAGTCGAATGCGCTCACCGACGTCGTTGCAACCGCCCACGTGCTTCGCGGCGGCACGTCGTACCTGGACGTCTCGACCGCGGTCGAACGAGACAAACTCGCGACCACGCTTGCGGCGATGAAGGAGGCATTGCGCAACCTCGCCGAAGGACCCCTCGACGTAAATGCACTCGCATGGGCCAAACTGCGTGCCGCACGCGCGCGCACCTTGGCGTACGGGACCAACGGCCAGGTCGCTTCCGCCGTGATGGAGGTGGCGAATCTCGGTTTTCCCCTGGAGAGCCTCGACCTTGCGGCACGCTACATTGCCGAGACGACGGCGAAGGACGTCCAGGATGACGTTCGCGCCTGCATGACGGAAGGCTTTTGA
- a CDS encoding Flp family type IVb pilin gives MNKDIMQLVKDEKGATAIEYGLLLVAILLIVAGAYKKLGKAVKGAANDAKGEF, from the coding sequence ATGAACAAAGACATCATGCAGCTGGTCAAGGACGAGAAGGGTGCGACGGCCATCGAATACGGCCTGCTCCTCGTTGCCATTCTCCTGATCGTCGCTGGCGCCTACAAGAAGCTCGGCAAGGCCGTCAAAGGCGCTGCGAACGACGCCAAGGGCGAGTTCTGA
- a CDS encoding Flp family type IVb pilin has protein sequence MNKDIMQLVKDEKGATAIEYGLLLVAILLIVAGAYKKLGKAVKGAANDAKGEF, from the coding sequence ATGAACAAAGACATCATGCAGCTGGTCAAGGACGAGAAGGGTGCAACCGCCATCGAATACGGCCTCCTCCTCGTTGCCATTCTCCTGATCGTCGCTGGCGCCTACAAGAAGCTCGGCAAGGCCGTCAAGGGTGCGGCGAACGACGCGAAGGGCGAGTTCTGA